A single genomic interval of Luteolibacter yonseiensis harbors:
- a CDS encoding CbiX/SirB N-terminal domain-containing protein yields the protein MPIAPKPSSALLIVGHGSTENPDSSTPYFEHADEIRSRGIFAEVHCCFWKEEPSMREAGYLVDSEEIYVVPDFISEGYFTQDVIPRELRLTGPTTVVGGKTYHYCLPVGVHRSMTGLILKRAREVAPGVDPAQTTLIITGHGTGLNQNSTKAIRDQVELIAASGAGYAAVLDAFMEEQPFIAGWDKMALTPNVIVVPFFISDGLHSYQDIPVLLGIENEVGAAASQREIFRHNPHHVRNKTLYYTSAIGTERLLADVILDQVSDFDRIHKLS from the coding sequence ATGCCCATCGCTCCGAAGCCATCCAGCGCCCTCCTCATCGTCGGCCATGGTTCCACCGAGAATCCGGATTCCTCCACGCCCTACTTCGAACACGCGGACGAGATCCGTTCCCGCGGGATTTTCGCCGAGGTACACTGCTGTTTCTGGAAGGAAGAGCCGTCGATGCGCGAGGCCGGCTACCTGGTCGATTCCGAGGAGATCTATGTGGTCCCGGACTTCATCAGCGAAGGCTATTTCACCCAGGACGTCATTCCCCGCGAGCTCCGGCTCACCGGTCCCACCACGGTGGTGGGTGGAAAAACCTACCACTACTGCCTGCCGGTCGGCGTGCACCGCTCGATGACAGGCCTGATCCTGAAGCGGGCCCGTGAGGTGGCACCCGGGGTGGATCCCGCGCAAACCACCCTCATCATCACGGGTCATGGCACGGGATTGAACCAGAATTCCACGAAAGCCATCCGCGACCAGGTCGAACTCATCGCCGCCTCCGGTGCCGGATACGCCGCCGTACTCGATGCGTTCATGGAGGAACAGCCGTTCATCGCCGGGTGGGACAAGATGGCGCTGACACCGAATGTCATCGTGGTGCCGTTCTTCATCTCGGACGGACTCCATTCGTATCAGGACATCCCCGTGCTGCTCGGCATCGAGAATGAGGTGGGTGCGGCGGCCAGCCAGCGCGAGATTTTCCGTCACAATCCCCATCACGTCCGGAACAAGACGCTTTACTACACCTCGGCCATCGGCACCGAACGGCTGCTGGCGGATGTCATCCTGGACCAGGTCTCGGATTTTGACAGGATCCACAAGTTGAGCTGA
- a CDS encoding low molecular weight protein-tyrosine-phosphatase yields MQPPLISPRRVLFVCLGNICRSPAAEIIFRQQVEDAGLSGEFEIDSAGTISHHEGSPPDSRMSETLLRKGYTVSGQARRISAQDLEKFDLIVTMDESNHTDVMGIDHTGAHHGKIRTLVSFCREHDDLRVPDPYYGGQIGFNHVISLLEDGCAGILDSLKSK; encoded by the coding sequence ATGCAGCCCCCGCTCATCTCCCCACGCCGCGTCCTGTTCGTCTGTCTCGGAAACATCTGCCGCTCGCCGGCGGCGGAAATCATCTTCCGCCAGCAGGTCGAGGACGCGGGATTGTCCGGAGAATTCGAAATCGATTCCGCCGGCACCATCAGCCACCACGAAGGCTCGCCGCCGGATTCCCGCATGTCCGAGACGCTGCTGCGCAAGGGCTACACCGTCAGCGGCCAAGCGCGACGCATCTCCGCGCAGGATCTGGAAAAATTCGATCTCATCGTCACCATGGACGAGTCGAACCACACCGATGTCATGGGAATCGACCACACCGGTGCCCACCATGGCAAGATCCGCACGCTGGTCAGCTTCTGCCGCGAGCACGACGATCTCCGTGTCCCCGACCCCTACTATGGCGGCCAGATCGGCTTCAACCATGTCATTTCCCTGCTGGAGGATGGCTGCGCGGGAATCCTCGATTCGTTGAAATCCAAATAA
- a CDS encoding 2-hydroxyacid dehydrogenase: protein MKVTVFSTKPYDEQFLRRHNQASNHELVFIENRLTSETAALAEGSPAICAFVNDELNARTLAKLAAGGTRFVALRCAGFNNVDLAAAEAHCIQVARVPAYSPHAVAEHAVALLLCLNRHVHKAYNRVREGNFSIDGLMGEDLHGKTVGVVGTGTIGAIFAGIMRGFGCEVLAYDVVENPDCLKAGVRYVSQEELFSRSNVISLHCPLMPQTHHLIDGHTLAGMRDGVFIINTSRGALIDTEAATAAIKSGRIGGLALDVYEEESELFFDDHSDHVIQDDVFMRLTTFPNVLITGHQAFFTNEAMTHISMTTFSNLADFENGRDCPNLVKAKAN from the coding sequence ATGAAAGTCACCGTTTTCAGCACCAAGCCCTATGACGAACAGTTCCTGCGGAGGCACAACCAGGCTTCCAACCATGAGCTGGTCTTCATCGAAAACCGGCTCACTTCGGAAACCGCGGCACTTGCGGAAGGGTCGCCTGCGATCTGTGCTTTCGTGAATGACGAGCTCAACGCGAGGACCCTTGCCAAGCTCGCGGCGGGCGGGACCCGGTTCGTCGCGCTGCGCTGCGCGGGTTTCAACAACGTGGACCTGGCGGCCGCGGAAGCACACTGCATCCAGGTCGCCCGTGTCCCAGCGTATTCACCCCACGCGGTGGCCGAGCATGCGGTGGCCCTGCTGCTCTGCCTGAACCGCCACGTCCACAAGGCGTACAACCGTGTGCGCGAGGGGAATTTCTCCATCGACGGCCTGATGGGGGAGGACCTTCACGGCAAGACCGTGGGAGTCGTCGGCACGGGCACCATCGGAGCGATCTTCGCCGGCATCATGCGTGGATTCGGCTGCGAGGTGCTCGCCTACGACGTGGTGGAGAATCCCGATTGCCTGAAGGCCGGGGTCCGCTACGTGAGCCAGGAAGAGCTGTTCTCCCGCTCGAACGTCATCAGCCTGCACTGCCCCCTCATGCCGCAGACGCACCACCTCATCGACGGACACACGCTTGCCGGAATGCGCGACGGCGTCTTCATCATCAATACCAGCCGTGGCGCGCTCATCGATACCGAGGCCGCCACCGCCGCCATCAAGAGCGGCCGCATCGGCGGACTGGCGCTCGATGTTTATGAGGAGGAGTCCGAGCTGTTTTTCGACGATCATTCGGACCATGTCATCCAGGACGATGTCTTCATGCGTCTCACAACGTTTCCCAACGTCCTGATCACCGGCCACCAGGCGTTCTTCACCAACGAGGCGATGACACACATTTCCATGACCACATTCTCGAACCTCGCCGACTTCGAGAATGGCCGGGACTGCCCGAACCTCGTGAAGGCGAAGGCGAACTGA
- a CDS encoding phospholipase D-like domain-containing protein, with translation MKNHHSKLLTIGVTAAATTVATLLVNNLVSGEKKIRRKIPRRYGISDSQFERSMSQLMGPPILDGNRVTPLHNGVEIFPAMLAGIASATTTITFETYIFTAGEVVNQFVEALSARAREGVRVHVLLDGIGCDCVEGAPLRKMREAGVEVEVYHLKNLGRFNQRTHRKLLVIDGKLGFTGGVGIADEWLGNADAPEHWRDTHYRVEGPVVAQLQAAFMDNWMKTHATVLHGNAYFPAIESVGPRRCQMFKSSPMEGSESARLMYLLSITAAEKCLRVGNAYFVPDDLVTEALIAAVTRGVTVEVLVPGAHLDSKLVRRASRHRWGRLLENGVRIFEYQPTMYHCKTMIIDDLWVSVGSANFDNRSFRLNDEANLNVFGEDFARAESEVFRRDLENAREVTFEEWKRRPLLEKVSDATVALLRSQV, from the coding sequence ATGAAAAATCATCACTCGAAGCTGCTGACCATCGGCGTGACGGCAGCCGCCACCACCGTGGCCACCCTGCTTGTGAACAATCTCGTTTCCGGGGAGAAAAAAATCCGCAGGAAGATTCCCCGGCGGTATGGCATTTCGGATTCGCAGTTCGAGCGGTCCATGAGCCAGCTGATGGGACCTCCGATCCTGGATGGAAACCGGGTCACGCCGTTGCATAACGGCGTGGAGATTTTCCCCGCGATGCTGGCCGGGATCGCCTCCGCCACCACCACGATCACGTTCGAAACGTATATCTTCACCGCGGGAGAGGTGGTGAACCAGTTCGTGGAGGCCCTCTCCGCCAGGGCGCGGGAGGGGGTGAGGGTGCACGTCCTGCTGGACGGCATCGGCTGCGATTGCGTGGAGGGCGCACCCCTCCGGAAGATGCGCGAGGCGGGCGTGGAGGTGGAGGTCTATCACCTGAAGAACCTGGGACGCTTCAACCAGCGCACGCACCGCAAGCTGCTGGTGATCGATGGAAAACTGGGTTTCACCGGAGGGGTGGGCATCGCGGACGAATGGCTTGGAAACGCGGATGCTCCGGAGCACTGGCGCGACACGCACTACCGCGTGGAGGGACCGGTGGTGGCGCAGCTCCAGGCGGCCTTCATGGACAACTGGATGAAAACCCACGCCACCGTCCTGCATGGGAACGCCTACTTTCCCGCCATCGAAAGCGTGGGGCCGCGCCGTTGCCAGATGTTCAAGAGCTCGCCGATGGAAGGCAGCGAGAGCGCGAGGCTGATGTATCTGCTCTCCATCACCGCCGCGGAGAAATGTCTGCGGGTGGGCAACGCCTATTTCGTTCCGGACGACCTTGTCACCGAGGCGCTGATCGCAGCCGTGACGCGTGGCGTGACAGTGGAGGTGCTGGTGCCCGGCGCGCACCTGGACTCGAAACTCGTCCGCAGGGCCTCGCGCCACCGCTGGGGGCGTCTGCTGGAAAACGGGGTGCGGATTTTCGAATATCAACCGACGATGTACCACTGCAAGACGATGATCATCGACGACCTGTGGGTCTCGGTGGGATCGGCGAATTTCGACAACCGCTCGTTCCGGCTGAATGACGAGGCGAACCTGAACGTGTTTGGTGAGGACTTCGCGCGTGCCGAGAGCGAGGTGTTCCGCAGGGATCTGGAGAATGCCCGCGAGGTGACCTTCGAGGAATGGAAACGAAGACCCCTGTTGGAAAAAGTGAGCGACGCCACGGTGGCGCTGCTGCGTTCGCAGGTGTGA
- a CDS encoding alpha/beta hydrolase, whose product MNSPAIRIRRTRASGLEMHALFMGESPDAAIPTYVLVHGLGMSGRYMMPTAELLAAHGRVVVPDLPGFGGSEKPSRALTIPELADGLAAWMAAHDLPPSVLIGNSLGAQVIADLAVRHPHFVERAVLVAPTVDPGARRVSTQTLRLLADALREPLRLYPIALGDYFRAGFRRSWRTLRHALVDPIVEKLPSVACPVLIVRGGRDPIVPQGWVEQAAGLIPDVRLVTFPEAAHAVNFNSPGRLVEEILRFQGR is encoded by the coding sequence GTGAATTCTCCAGCCATCCGTATCCGGCGCACCCGTGCCTCGGGTTTGGAAATGCATGCCCTGTTCATGGGAGAATCTCCGGATGCGGCGATCCCCACCTATGTTCTCGTCCACGGGCTGGGGATGTCCGGCCGCTACATGATGCCGACCGCCGAACTGCTGGCCGCCCACGGACGGGTGGTGGTGCCGGACCTGCCGGGCTTCGGGGGGAGTGAAAAGCCCTCCCGCGCGCTCACCATTCCCGAACTGGCGGACGGGCTGGCCGCCTGGATGGCGGCGCACGATCTGCCTCCATCCGTCCTCATCGGGAATTCCCTCGGCGCGCAGGTCATTGCGGATCTGGCCGTGCGCCATCCGCATTTCGTCGAACGTGCGGTGTTGGTGGCTCCCACGGTGGACCCTGGGGCACGGCGTGTTTCCACCCAAACCCTTCGCTTGCTGGCCGATGCCCTCCGCGAACCGCTGCGGTTGTATCCCATCGCGCTGGGGGACTATTTCCGCGCGGGCTTCCGCCGTTCCTGGCGGACCCTGCGTCACGCGTTGGTCGATCCCATCGTGGAAAAACTGCCTTCTGTGGCGTGTCCGGTGCTCATCGTGCGGGGCGGGCGGGATCCCATCGTGCCGCAGGGATGGGTGGAGCAGGCCGCCGGACTGATCCCGGATGTCCGGCTGGTCACGTTTCCCGAGGCGGCCCATGCGGTGAATTTCAACTCGCCGGGGCGGCTGGTGGAGGAGATCCTCCGGTTCCAGGGCCGCTGA
- a CDS encoding FKBP-type peptidyl-prolyl cis-trans isomerase N-terminal domain-containing protein, protein MIRKLIPGALAIGLIASASAQPDAAAKTEAAPKTEAATPAVEVPAKPKLDPAVIKSDSSYALGFRTGGGFVQQFGRFGVGADDLDMETFIKGFSAAIKGGKPELEEARLQAAMEALGELLQGREKDLAAKNLEAGKKFLAENGKRKEVTTTKSGLQYEVLAKGGEEKYVAPKEGAEDNKQFLVNYKGTLIDGRQFDASPEGQPVPMTLQVVPGFKEALTTMPVGAKWKLFLPSELAYGEERRSAEIAPNSTLIFELELVKIEDAPAPQGMPFQMPGAPGGAPQGAPEGAPEGE, encoded by the coding sequence ATGATTCGCAAACTCATCCCCGGCGCTCTCGCCATCGGTCTCATCGCCTCCGCGTCCGCCCAGCCAGATGCCGCCGCCAAAACAGAGGCAGCGCCAAAGACAGAAGCCGCAACGCCTGCCGTTGAAGTGCCGGCCAAGCCGAAGCTTGATCCCGCCGTCATCAAGTCGGACTCCTCGTACGCCCTTGGTTTCCGCACCGGTGGAGGATTCGTCCAGCAGTTCGGCAGATTCGGCGTTGGTGCCGATGATCTGGACATGGAAACCTTCATCAAGGGCTTCAGCGCCGCCATCAAGGGTGGCAAGCCCGAGCTTGAGGAAGCCCGCCTCCAGGCCGCCATGGAAGCCCTCGGCGAACTGCTGCAAGGCCGTGAAAAGGACCTCGCCGCCAAGAACCTCGAGGCTGGCAAGAAATTCCTCGCGGAAAATGGCAAGCGCAAGGAAGTCACCACCACCAAGAGCGGCCTCCAATACGAGGTGCTCGCCAAGGGCGGTGAGGAAAAATACGTCGCACCCAAGGAAGGCGCCGAGGACAACAAGCAGTTCCTCGTCAACTACAAGGGCACGCTCATCGACGGCCGCCAGTTCGACGCCTCCCCGGAAGGCCAGCCTGTGCCGATGACCCTCCAGGTCGTCCCCGGCTTCAAGGAAGCCCTCACCACCATGCCCGTCGGAGCCAAGTGGAAGCTCTTCCTTCCTAGCGAACTCGCCTACGGCGAAGAGCGCCGCAGCGCCGAGATCGCTCCTAACAGCACCCTCATTTTCGAACTCGAGCTCGTGAAGATCGAGGACGCGCCCGCCCCACAAGGCATGCCGTTCCAAATGCCAGGTGCTCCAGGCGGCGCTCCTCAAGGCGCCCCCGAAGGTGCCCCCGAAGGCGAATAA
- a CDS encoding multidrug effflux MFS transporter: protein MKKQWALVWILSGLSMLGAFSIDAYLPSFGDIGRSLGVDREHVQQTLSVYLFTFAFMMLFYGTLSDTFGRRRVILWAVAGYVAGSVGAMCAPSFHWLLGFRALQGLSAGAGSVVGRAVIRDLFPGQMGQKVMSYVTMVFSLAPAVAPVVGGWLQVWYGWRAVFAFLALASLAMGIAAWKLLPESLAVEDRAPLHLGSMIRSYVRVACHGDFLLQSLGIGLGFAGFSLYISTGSDFVMHVLHLPETAFAWLFIPIIVGMSAGSALSARLAMKFPPTRLIWIAYGVMAAAMVVNLLYAHLLTPSIPWAVLPGMVYMFGLALGSPAMTLRTMDLFPEARGLAASLQGFVQMLLFALMSAVVAPFVLGDIRKLAVSVAAGWTLSVVCWWLGTRKGLVRHAV from the coding sequence TTTGGATCTTGAGCGGGCTGTCGATGCTCGGGGCGTTTTCGATCGATGCCTATCTGCCGTCGTTCGGCGACATCGGGCGGAGCCTGGGGGTGGATCGGGAACATGTGCAGCAGACGCTGAGCGTGTATCTTTTCACGTTCGCGTTCATGATGTTGTTCTACGGCACGCTGTCGGACACGTTCGGCCGGCGGCGGGTGATCCTTTGGGCGGTGGCCGGCTATGTGGCGGGGTCCGTGGGGGCGATGTGCGCGCCCTCGTTCCATTGGCTGCTGGGCTTCCGGGCTCTCCAGGGACTTTCGGCGGGTGCGGGATCGGTGGTGGGCAGGGCCGTCATCCGGGATCTCTTCCCCGGCCAGATGGGGCAGAAGGTGATGTCCTATGTGACGATGGTTTTCAGCCTCGCGCCGGCGGTGGCTCCGGTGGTCGGCGGCTGGCTTCAGGTGTGGTATGGCTGGCGGGCGGTGTTCGCCTTCCTCGCGCTGGCCAGCCTGGCGATGGGCATCGCCGCGTGGAAGCTGCTGCCGGAGAGCCTGGCGGTGGAGGATCGGGCGCCGCTGCACCTGGGATCGATGATCCGCAGCTATGTGCGGGTGGCGTGTCATGGGGATTTCCTGCTGCAATCGCTGGGCATCGGCCTCGGGTTCGCGGGGTTCTCGCTCTACATCAGCACGGGGTCGGATTTCGTGATGCACGTGCTTCACCTGCCGGAAACGGCGTTCGCGTGGTTGTTCATCCCGATCATTGTCGGCATGTCCGCCGGATCGGCGTTGTCCGCCCGGCTGGCGATGAAATTCCCGCCGACGCGGCTGATCTGGATCGCCTACGGAGTGATGGCGGCGGCGATGGTGGTGAATCTCCTTTACGCCCATCTCCTCACTCCCTCTATCCCGTGGGCGGTGCTGCCGGGCATGGTTTACATGTTCGGCCTCGCCCTCGGGTCACCGGCGATGACGTTGCGGACGATGGATCTTTTCCCGGAGGCGCGGGGATTGGCGGCATCGTTGCAAGGGTTCGTGCAGATGCTTTTGTTCGCACTGATGTCCGCCGTTGTCGCACCGTTCGTGCTTGGGGACATCCGCAAGCTGGCGGTGAGCGTGGCGGCCGGTTGGACGTTGAGCGTGGTGTGTTGGTGGTTGGGGACGCGCAAGGGGCTGGTGCGCCATGCGGTGTAA